The nucleotide window cctatctggaagatctacttcctttgatgtaagcttcctgcgtttacgaccctttggtcagcaggaggtctcacacacacacacacacacacacacacacacacacacacacacacacacacgtacctgcatatacatacatacagtgccttgtctttgtaaccaaagggggttgcgaggggaggtgttttgtaaactattgtttgaagtttgtcaataaaagccagcgagaggaggccctcATCGGGGTCATTTCGTAATGAGCTAAGATACcaacgaggcctcccttgcgcaagtaatcgatcgaacgctgttgccttgttttttctttcatgggaataagtcctggatacagcggggtctgagtttagacccaacattTCACACATTGTCTCATTCTGCACTACTTCATTAATTGAATTCACAAACTCAAAGGCATAATTTTTGCTTCGCCAGCTTTCTGGTATACTCACATACTTTGCCATGTGATCGTGAATTTGTTGAACCGACAGCACACAAGAATTAATTTTGATGGCTAGTAGAATATTGTCGATGAGAACTTTAATTTCTTCGGGGTTGGATTTCTTTATGAGTGACAGCTCGTTCCTCTTCTCTCGGTCTTTGGTGCTCTCTCCCAATAACATACCGATCCCCATTCCCATCGTACATCTTCTCACAATTCCAACTGCTTTCAAATGACTTTTCTGTTGAATGTGGTGCTtgaggtactccagcttccatTCTGTCCACACTTTTCCCTCTGAAAACTCGGTTGCAATTTTAGCTTCGCAACATGTTTTGCAGACCAGACCTTTCTCGctcgaaaaagaaaaaatctctcccagtttcactgtttttttcttccgtTTGCACATGTTCTGACAGCCATGCCATCTTAAAAGAGtcacatttcttttttactttggcTTGGTGAGAGGATGTGCCATTGCCCGTTCGTTTTGCCATTACAAAGGTTCAACATAAGCAGCACTCCACATCGGCTACACCCCTTTGTTAGCTAAAACATTAGCGGCActtaaggacgctgtcatagcctgtcaacgacgttgattagctgcgtatatacgaatgtgaatcgcatcattggctggactatgtgataaggtggcatcgttgtaatcccatacgggagcaggcagtcacttactgactaacactgcaaaacagaattgttaaaatattcattttaatttcaattcaggttagattttttttttctgtgcacaatgcagattttctgtgtgaccatgccagcagtgcgcaattgcgcacgtgcgcagcttagagagAACATTGGACGTGACGCTGGCGgggctctccagaacccccagcccTGCTACTGGCTGAGCTAGCGGCAACACAGGAGACTGAATGGCAGActgaactgagggcagctggGTGGCAGACTGAACTGAGGGCGACTGAAGTAATGGTTGAGATGATAATGGTGGTGGAGTTGGCAACTGAGCTACAGGCAGCGGGGCTAAGGGCTGACCTACGGTGAGCGGAGATGATTGTGGTGGAGGTGTAACAGGTGATGGAGTGGCTGACTGAACAGAGGGCAgctgggctgctgactgaactgaagGTTGTGACGGAAAAATAAGTTCAGAAACAACAATTCACAGACCTAGTTAGTAATTCCAGGCTCAGAGGCAACAGAGTGAACACAATTGCTAACACTTAGTGTGGGCTCAGAAGAGACAGTCTTTGAGGTGATGGTCATGGGTGAGGCAGACAAACCATCATTATTCTTAGtggaaacacaaaaatatagccCCAGAAAAAACAGTCACAGAGccagaagaaacagaaaaagtgtccttttcactcaccacagccggctgcTTTAACATCCTGAAATCCGGCTGTGGGGTGCCGCGCCGTTGACACAAACGTCGCTTCCTCCTTTTGAGACGGCTCCGATGGGCTGGGTAACTCCACGTCCGGCAGTTCGGACCGCACATCCTCCTTTGAGGCAAGCAGGCGAGCGGTAGCGGTGGTTGGGGGGTGAAGATGAAGTTCGTGGAGAATGAAATCCTGAATGAGCGGGTGCAGTGAGTCCAATAGCCAGGGGTGACCGGAAATGAGCTGCTGTAGCCTGACTTCCACAGCGCCGAGAAATCACTGTCCCTCATGCTCTAGCCATAGGTTGACCAACCTGGAAGCAGAGTCGATTATGACCTCCTGAAGCTCCTTGGGTGGGACAAATGCCGATGGATCCAAATTGTGGCTGGTCTGTAATGTCACGGCGAACGGGATGAGACGTGGAGGAATTAAATAAGGATCCAAGCGCAGGCACTTGTAGATGCGAAGGAGgtttattgaaaaaataaagcacaaggtggaaatggcaaaacagaaacaaaactaaTCTATACTGGGACAAACTAAACTACTGAACAGCAAACATGAACACGAACATGAAGGAAGGTGAGCAGATGAACCTGAAGGTGGACAGCAGGATGAACACACGGTTGAAACACAGACAGACCAGTGATCAGCACACGAGAAAacacgacttaaatacacacagaagaaCACCGGgcgattacacacaggtggggaacacaacTGGAAGTAATTGACgagacgagacaagggaagctaaactgaatacactcacataagacacagaccttcacaataaaacaggaaacaagaaacaactacacaaagacgcagactagACACTAAACTAAACCTACAGGAGGGCACCAGAACAAATCTACACTAAACATGAGacacaaaacctaagaactaatCCCTTAAcaagaataaacagaaacatagaATTCTACTAATAATCAACAAAGCACAAGAATCAGAATACAATCCAAAATTACACCAAAACATaagaactcaaaatgctgggtcaaaatgaccccgAACCGTGACACCTtacttttttcatgtttgtcaaATAAAGGATGGTTAAAATTCTTTGagcctttaaaaaacacacctgATTTGTCTGCGAGATGTGGATGCGAGTGGCAAATCTTGCACCACATTTCAGTGCGCTCATTGTTAGCTTCAAGCCACGGCACATCTTGGGGCCACTTTTCTGAAAAAAGTCTTTTCTCCAGCTCTGGTTGGTGTTTCTTAGCTAGTGGCATCACACCAaagaagttgttgttttttggacaTTTAGCTGGTGACAAGCAACACATGTAAGATTAAATGAGACAGTCAAGTACGCAAAGTGTCACTACGCATTCCTAATTTTTGTCACGCATGCGTACCTGCGTACCAGCGTACCagttatgtgcacccctgtctATAACACACAGCCAAACAACTACTCACTCAATAACTACTGTCAAGTTATCGTATCTATTCAACCTAACATACATGTTACTCTGTCAAGTTTGTCGTTATAACTAATAACTAATGCAGGAAAATGGCATGTTTCTTTAAGGTTTTGTTCTGTATGTTCACAATGCTTATAACCCTGGACTATGCTTCTGAAGATGAGAGTAAGATGGGAGTCTCTGGGAGTAACGAGGTGAGGAGCTGTTAATGCCTTCATACAGCAGCTGCCATAAGTTTGTACAGTTCTATATTGTAAACAGAGCCAATTTTACACTGTATAATTTCCATAGGATTTATTAGTTTCAGATTTTTTTAGTCATATCATATGATCTGATTTATTCTTTACTGCTAAACAAAACAATGTTTGGTTTCTCAAACTATCCATAATTGCTAGTGATAAATTCATTGGTTTCAGGATGCACCTTCTGTATCTTCAAACAAAAAATCcgaacaaaaatataataattaaatacatttttcagaaGAAAGCCACATCTTGATACATGCTGGTTTAACATAAGGATCTAAAATATGTCACACTATGTTGATGGTTGAATCTCAGATTTGTTTAACATATGCAGATGCAAGTATAAAACCATTGCTTCAGTGGTGGACCTTGGCTGGTGGTGTGTGAAGAAACATGTATTCCCTTGTAGTGTACCTTAGCTTCAAATAAATAAcgaaatactttttaaaagagGAATTTcctataaacaaacaaatgcaatAAAACTCAGTCCTTTGTCACTGTAAATGTTTCACTGAAATTccataaaaaaaagtcagaactCTCATCACCTGACCACTTTTTAGCCAATGAGTTGTTTTTCACCCCTCCCCCCTCACTTCGTGACTTCGAGTTGAGGAGTAGCGACACTTTGCTGCTGTGGAGAAGCCAACaggtaactttaaactttaaactttcGAATTTTGCCAGCTTTGTAGCCCAGCAACCGGTCAGATTTAGTTTTGTTGAGGTTTTTCAGATAACCGAGGTAGCTAACATTTAATTCTCTGGAGTGCAGATTATATGACCAATTTACGGTGTATCAGCAACATGCGTAtataacagtttttaaaaatatgttgatAGGCcaagtaaaaccagagttatgatacataATTTACGttttttcctgaaaactgtTGTCACGTTTAGTGCAGGAAAATATAAAAAcggtattttctttaaaaaaacaaacaaacatagatACATTATTGCCTCTCCTTTCCTATTGTGGTGGATAAATGAACATGAGCCGATCAAACAATTAAATCAAAAGTagccaaaaaacagccaattatACCCTTGACTCCAGAGGGTTAAAGACACCTCCTGTAAAAGATCAGTTTTCATTGTAAACTATTTTcctgaatattaaataaattgtactattttttttttctttttctgagacAGTGTATTGCAATGAGGCCCCCGAGagcaaaaattaaactgaaagatGAAGCAGTAAAATTTTCATCTTTGGGGCAGGACAATGATGGATTTGAAGTGAAATTCATAAATTCAGTAAAAGGTGAGGTACTAGGATATTTGATGAGGATTTTTGGCACAGTCATAAGTTTAACCATTGCAGTAGACCAATGTTgacattttctattttctttataAGGTCGAGGAGTGTTTAGTAGGTGCAACTATAACAAAGGAGACTTCCTTCTGGAATATCGCGGAGACGTTGTAACCAAGAAGGAATATGAAAACAGAACAAGATTGTACCATGACGCCttaaaggtttttctttttgaattcCGGTACAATGGACAACAATTATGGTATGTAAATTAGAATAATTCATTTTTCAGCCTACTTTTTGCAAAAATTGTGACGACCACATTAAGACAAACTGCTAGCTTGTTACAAATCcatataattaaaaatgtaatcaaattgtTCAGCCTTTTTATAAACCTTGTGTAATTTTGTGTCttacattttttgttatttcagcATTGATGCAGCCAGAGAGGATGGCTCCTTGGGCAGACTGGTGAATGACGATCACGTGAGCCCAAACAGCAAAATGAGGACAATTGCAGTAAATGGAAAGCCTCATCTCTGTTTATTTGCCATAAAAGACATCAAGCCGGGGGAAGAAATAACATACAATTACGGTGACTCTGACTGGCCATGGAGAGTAAAGgtacatattatatttacatttaccaTAGTGTAGCTACGTAACTGTATTGTATAGTCTCAACGTATCTGTGTTGAATGGATGTTAATGTACTTTTGTGTTTGCTTGCACAAGGTTTCAGAGCACCCTGACCGTTCTCAAGCTGCTGTGCCCATGGTATCGTCGTCTCTTAAAGATGATGAGCAGGTGACTAATTTTCTGGTGTTGTTATTATTGC belongs to Oreochromis niloticus isolate F11D_XX linkage group LG17, O_niloticus_UMD_NMBU, whole genome shotgun sequence and includes:
- the LOC109195113 gene encoding N-lysine methyltransferase KMT5A-A, producing MRPPRAKIKLKDEAVKFSSLGQDNDGFEVKFINSVKGRGVFSRCNYNKGDFLLEYRGDVVTKKEYENRTRLYHDALKVFLFEFRYNGQQLCIDAAREDGSLGRLVNDDHVSPNSKMRTIAVNGKPHLCLFAIKDIKPGEEITYNYGDSDWPWRVKVSEHPDRSQAAVPMVSSSLKDDEQVTNFLVLLLLQQEHSRVVWMLIVRVLDTSPIVLVNVRYLHYEHCV